A single window of Bacillota bacterium DNA harbors:
- the hcp gene encoding hydroxylamine reductase: protein MGMFCYQCQETAGGKGCTKRGVCGKNEEVAKLQDLLIYTLKGISEIVIKGKIDMSNFDDINREVLSSLFMTITNANFDDGSLENQIMKMINARNELGQAAATGDFHDAATFDVDSRESMLEKASSIGILSTEDEDIRSLREMITYGLKGMAAYAEHAKNIGEEDLEINAFIYEALAATLDDSLTADELVALTLKTGEFGVKVMALLDRANTSRYGNPEITEVNIGVRKNPAILISGHDLTDLEQLLEQTRDSGVDVYTHGEMLPAHYYPFFKKYDHFAGNYGNAWWKQLDEFSSFHGPILFTTNCIVPPRSDEIRERIFTTGSTGYPGCKHIESDENGKKDFSEIIALARKLPAPDEIETGMIVGGFAHHQVLSLADRIVEAVKSGAIRKFFVMAGCDGRMKSRKYYTEFAEKLPEDTIILTAGCAKYRYNKLDLGNIGGIPRVLDAGQCNDSYSLAIIALKLKEVFGLDDINKLPIAYNIAWYEQKAVIVLLALLYLGVKNIHLGPTLPGFLSPNVAGVLVDKFGLAGIGTVDEDMELFMAQ, encoded by the coding sequence ATGGGGATGTTCTGTTACCAATGTCAGGAAACAGCCGGCGGAAAAGGCTGTACAAAGCGCGGAGTCTGCGGAAAAAATGAAGAGGTGGCCAAACTTCAGGACCTTCTGATCTATACGCTCAAGGGTATTTCAGAAATAGTCATCAAAGGAAAAATTGACATGAGCAACTTCGATGATATAAACCGTGAAGTGCTCAGCAGCCTGTTCATGACCATCACCAACGCCAACTTTGACGATGGTTCACTGGAAAATCAAATCATGAAGATGATCAATGCCAGAAATGAACTCGGGCAGGCCGCGGCCACGGGGGATTTTCATGATGCGGCAACTTTTGACGTGGATTCCAGGGAATCGATGCTGGAGAAGGCATCTTCCATCGGGATTCTGTCCACGGAAGACGAGGACATTCGTTCCCTCCGGGAAATGATCACCTACGGCCTCAAGGGGATGGCCGCCTATGCCGAACATGCCAAAAATATCGGAGAGGAAGACCTCGAGATCAATGCTTTTATCTATGAAGCACTGGCAGCCACCCTGGATGATTCTCTCACCGCCGACGAGCTCGTGGCACTGACACTGAAAACCGGAGAATTCGGTGTGAAAGTAATGGCCCTGCTGGACAGGGCCAATACATCGAGATACGGGAACCCGGAGATCACAGAAGTAAATATCGGGGTGAGGAAAAACCCCGCTATCCTGATTTCCGGCCACGACCTGACCGATCTTGAACAACTGCTGGAGCAGACAAGGGATAGCGGCGTGGATGTTTATACCCACGGCGAGATGCTGCCGGCCCATTATTACCCGTTTTTTAAAAAATATGATCATTTCGCTGGCAATTATGGCAATGCCTGGTGGAAGCAGCTGGATGAATTCTCCTCCTTCCACGGGCCGATCTTGTTTACCACCAACTGCATCGTCCCCCCCAGAAGTGATGAGATCAGAGAGCGGATCTTTACAACGGGTTCGACCGGCTACCCCGGCTGCAAGCACATCGAATCTGATGAAAATGGAAAGAAGGATTTTTCCGAAATCATAGCGTTGGCCAGAAAGCTTCCCGCCCCCGATGAAATAGAGACCGGCATGATCGTCGGCGGTTTTGCCCACCACCAGGTGCTATCCCTGGCGGACAGGATTGTCGAGGCCGTCAAATCGGGAGCAATCAGAAAATTCTTTGTCATGGCCGGGTGCGATGGAAGGATGAAATCCCGAAAATATTATACCGAGTTTGCAGAAAAATTACCGGAAGACACCATCATCCTGACAGCAGGTTGTGCAAAATACCGTTACAACAAACTGGATCTGGGAAATATCGGTGGTATCCCCAGAGTGCTCGACGCCGGCCAATGCAACGACTCCTACTCCCTGGCAATTATAGCCCTCAAGCTCAAGGAAGTATTCGGCCTCGATGATATCAACAAGCTACCCATAGCATACAATATCGCCTGGTACGAGCAGAAAGCGGTCATCGTTCTGCTTGCCCTGCTTTATCTGGGTGTAAAGAATATCCACCTCGGCCCCACACTTCCCGGTTTCCTCTCCCCCAATGTTGCCGGGGTGCTGGTGGACAAATTCGGCCTGGCCGGTATCGGCACTGTCGATGAGGACATGGAACTCTTTATGGCGCAGTAA